Sequence from the Thermocoleostomius sinensis A174 genome:
TCGATTAGTGTGACGTTCTATAGAAATATTTAAATTCTGTGGCAAAAGACAATCCGTAGATATTAGTTAACCTGCCACCAACCAAAAGCTGGGCCGATGAAACGAATAACGATCCAGTAGGTTACAAGCAGACCAATCCCAATCCAAGCTCCTCGGGTACTCCAATCTACAAACTTTTGTGCCTGGCTTTTTTTGATGGGTAACCACGGAGCAATGTTGGGTTCCTGTCCATACTTCTCTCCCAAGACTTCTTTCCGTCGCTTTGAATCACCCATGGTTCGGCTCCTCCTGGTTTCCTTGTCTACTTTTTCAACGAGCACCCCTGTGTTTCAATCATACTGGTTTACGCCGCATTGACCTGTGCCTTTGTCCTTATCTCAGTCTCCAATCCCAAGTTCTTCAAAGGAGTTGAATAAACTGGCATCGACGTAGTTAATGCGGGCAAAAGGACTGAGGGCGGCTAACACTTGTTGCCCATAGCTACGATGGTTGACGCGATTGTCTAGAAGCGCCACAACCCCTTGAGATTCTCGGACAGGAGCGATCGCCCGTTGCAAATCGCTGAGTGCCTCTGGCAGCAAATATAGACGAAACCAGTCCTGTCGATTGCGTTTATAGTGAGCAACTCGTCCTGCTACTAGGGGATTTTCTAGAGAAGGCAACGGCAACGTCGCAATTACCAGCAATTGGGGAGCCGGAAGCACCCCTTGGTGTTGGCGCCAAAACTCCCAGCCTGTCACTAAGATGCCGCGATCGTCCAGGCACGTTTTTTCTACCTGCACGCGCGACCCAAACTCAGACGCCAGAACCGAGCCAATTTGAGCTTTTAGGGGCACATCTTCAATCAACAACACAGTTAAGCCTTGGTTAGCTGTATTGGTAGCTCCTAGTAGGGCCCGAATTTCTTGCATGAGCACTGGCTGAAACTGGGGCGTATTGGGCATTGGTAATCCGTCGGGCAGGTAAAGGTGAACTAGTTCGTGCTGGCGATCGAGCGTGAACTTTAGGCAAGTAATGGTATCTAACCCCACCCGCTGGCGATAAATTTTGGCATCTGCATCTAGATCCAACGATCCCCCAATGAGGACGACCGGTTGCTGTAACCAAACCGGTCGCAGGGCAGGTGCAACATCTACTGGGCAACTCAACAGCGTAAATTGTCCTTGCTGCCGCGCAACTTCTGTCCACAGCATTTGATCAGGCTGTTTCAGGGCTTGTCTAAAGTCTTCCCACGCAGTTGGCAATTGGGTCAACCGTTGATTGGCGGCTGTGGTGACGGGATCAAGGTGATCGACCCCGCCACGATCGCCCCTACCAAGGGGATCACGATGGGAATCAATGGTCGTTGCCTCACACTCCTGCTCTGGTTCATCTAGATCGGCTTCATCTAGATTGACCGATGGGCGATCGCGCTCACAGTTCGCCGCAT
This genomic interval carries:
- a CDS encoding DUF2839 domain-containing protein, yielding MGDSKRRKEVLGEKYGQEPNIAPWLPIKKSQAQKFVDWSTRGAWIGIGLLVTYWIVIRFIGPAFGWWQVN
- a CDS encoding helicase C-terminal domain-containing protein; this translates as MIEVEVHQQLRAFLREQGEPYWHHHLTMARLVARALRLGRSALLQAGAPSGYHGRYRLSYLMPLLIWQGSVILVTTAAVQQRLLMVEIPRLRQWIPDHKAIRTGDRWCDDFEGLLLTTPQAWLFDRLTQAGRFPDHIPTIIDGADDLETWTRQQLTHQIHSQDWDDLMAAYPHCADTIRDARVQLTRSIFQHPANPYDCYLIDPDEREILTRLYAALSVPLSLEDAASLTSLDSEKTDAANCERDRPSVNLDEADLDEPEQECEATTIDSHRDPLGRGDRGGVDHLDPVTTAANQRLTQLPTAWEDFRQALKQPDQMLWTEVARQQGQFTLLSCPVDVAPALRPVWLQQPVVLIGGSLDLDADAKIYRQRVGLDTITCLKFTLDRQHELVHLYLPDGLPMPNTPQFQPVLMQEIRALLGATNTANQGLTVLLIEDVPLKAQIGSVLASEFGSRVQVEKTCLDDRGILVTGWEFWRQHQGVLPAPQLLVIATLPLPSLENPLVAGRVAHYKRNRQDWFRLYLLPEALSDLQRAIAPVRESQGVVALLDNRVNHRSYGQQVLAALSPFARINYVDASLFNSFEELGIGD